A genome region from Penicillium psychrofluorescens genome assembly, chromosome: 3 includes the following:
- a CDS encoding uncharacterized protein (ID:PFLUO_004949-T1.cds;~source:funannotate), which produces MSLNGLDNPAVLDAYQGALADAGGWFLLHYVSRDEVTLLDRGTGGVSEIRNAIANYSQVSPLYGFLQYRRRKVVIRYMPEGLSRLIQARSNVQFGSFLDKFTPNDTVLPLARAAELTESALSSACLLHTASTSITSSSSSLRRRRLMEITEDAEENGAKDEAQPPKPELQPRQRSGSQKSEATVVPPSTAPSPSTETTSPDLRPPPSRDSARTAPPLQTNPHELQSSALSPMSPSMSPSTFSDLQKPRSILDEFPRPSEEIRMSTQSSRPSLRDLERTGSYTQKVKLGPRPSVDSSGRPRTSGSSRNTEQRPVASLPAGIRSSSLRKPPAMDMETPRPRSQGSQFASRPSKFKMPPVPPLLVPPPSIPISRPQLSPGAKSLGALSTSSGMTPEKERLMKALQQRKKAQAKRAEQANRKQSIAEEGEPTARTGSSENKENKAPLSEKAVPKKSEPSKVENAKVEPENVESQPVPEKVELVMLQPVKFRPVKYEPEQFEPKQLEPEQPKPEKAEPQPEPENVQPEKEPKQLEAEKVEPVMLQPVNIEPQRVEPEQPESESSEPQPSRREGFEEPPQPLPPAPEPVSDPHLAIEPIKEDAPAAIEITKLTPTADSTVSDSEGGPPSADTATSMEPVDTASENVQPETPRTLPDNETSAEHGHSAILGLSETKDDAVPPSANAQGPLKKGSPAASESEDISSHQPRISVATDEPIETSPAEASKSAAFPASPSTISPVPVVVPVGLGLLDEPAPASVDKHLSNPNRASLDQRRKVNLEPIYVPTAEYSDDDNLLSDDSFMEELKSATVQEARPVAVSSPNVSSRSVSSPDTPGSPSNMQTLAVGRSASNNYPDNGPPTPVLMAKKINVSSGISSRIKALEKLSSREGTPSNSSQTVAGPSASSSFENLRKRASVSLPSGIQLPDFSRAPSLNHHTHPAAGHDTRRTNSISVTARIVRDSDMPPEPLESDTLNLHASPLTVEHETAESSLSESTTNQSEDRRPSVSSAGSRATSRPGSRLSFASRTKSDETIQSTSPTSEEKKGSRASRLMRRMSSITSTSRRSIIGALASPVKEEDTTFATMDNHSTAHKPAFSPIEIGEVNVQFPDTLLWKRRSMRVDENGFLVLAPGTTDSTARNMVKRYHLSEFRTPCLPDEDCQELPNSILLDFLDGNTLQCACESRQSQASTLQTLVDAYHAHQQ; this is translated from the exons ATGTCTCTCAATGGGCTAGACAATCCCGCCGTCTTGGATGCCTACCAAGGGGCCCTCGCAGACGCCGGCGGATG GTTCTTGTTGCACTATGTCTCCCGTGACGAAGTAACCCTGCTCGATCGAGGCACCGGCGGTGTCTCCGAGATCCGCAATGCCATCGCCAATTACTCCCAAGTCTCACCGCTGTATGGCTTCCTGCAATACCGCCGCAGGAAGGTCGTGATCCGATACATGCCCGAGGGCTTGTCGCGCCTCATCCAAG CTCGGAGCAATGTGCAATTCGGATCCTTCCTCGACAAGTTCACCCCCAATGACACCGTCCTGCCCCTCGCCCGGGCTGCCGAGCTCACCGAGAGCGCGCTGTCCTCCGCCTGTCTGCTCCATACCGCGTCCACCTCCATtacatcctcgtcgagctCTCTCCGTCGTCGTCGGTTGATGGAGATCACGGAAGATGCTGAGGAAAACGGCGCTAAAGATGAAGCGCAACCTCCCAAACCTGAACTCCAACCTCGGCAAAGATCAGGAAGCCAGAAATCAGAAGCTACCGTCGTGCCGCCATCCACTGctccgtcgccgtcgacagAGACAACATCGCCGGACCTCAGGCCACCGCCGTCGCGCGACAGTGCGAGAACGGCGCCACCTCTCCAGACGAACCCCCATGAACTGCAATCGAGCGCCTTGTCCCCTATGTCGCCGTCCATGTCCCCGAGCACCTTCTCAGACCTCCAAAAACCAAGGAGTATCTTGGATGAGTTCCCGCGCCCATCTGAGGAGATCCGAATGTCTACTCAGTCTTCACGACCATCACTACGAGATCTAGAACGAACGGGATCATACACCCAGAAAGTAAAACTAGGGCCTCGACCTTCCGTGGACAGCAGCGGCCGCCCACGCACTTCAGGGTCCTCCCGAAATACAGAACAGCGGCCCGTCGCCTCACTCCCCGCGGGTATCCGCTCCTCGTCATTACGGAAACCACCAGCCATGGACATGGAGACGCCGCGACCTCGGTCCCAAGGCAGCCAGTTCGCGTCTAGACCCAGCAAGTTCAAGATGCCGCCTGTTCCTCCACTTCTGGTGCCTCCACCGTCAATACCTATATCACGGCCGCAGCTGTCTCCCGGTGCGAAATCGCTCGGCGCGCtttcgacttcttcgggAATGACGCCGGAGAAAGAGCGGTTGATGAAGGCGTtgcagcagaggaagaaggcgcAGGCAAAGCGTGCGGAACAGGCGAACCGAAAGCAGAGTATTGCGGAGGAGGGGGAACCGACCGCGCGCACAGGTTCTTCCGAGAATAAGGAGAATAAGGCTCCCCTGTCGGAGAAAGCTGTGCCGAAGAAGTCTGAGCCAAGTAAGGTTGAAAACGCCAAGGTCGAGCCCGAGAACGTTGAATCACAGCCTGTGCcggagaaggtcgagctAGTAATGCTTCAACCGGTGAAGTTCAGGCCGGTGAAGTACGAGCCTGAGCAGTTCGAGCCTAAGCAGCTCGAGCCAGAGCAGCCTAAGCCCGAGAAGGCTGAACCGCAGCCTGAACCAGAGAACGTTCAACCAGAGAAGGAGCCGAAGCAGCTtgaggcagagaaggtgGAGCCGGTGATGCTCCAGCCGGTGAATATCGAGCCTCAGAGGGTGGAACCAGAGCAGCCCGAGTCGGAGAGCTCTGAGCCGCAGCCGTCACGGCGCGAAGGGTTCGAAGAACCTCCACAACCGTTGCCTCCAGCGCCCGAACCAGTTTCTGACCCCCATCTTGCCATTGAACCCATAAAAGAGGACGCTCCTGCAGCTATCGAGATTACGAAACTCACGCCGACGGCGGATTCAACGGTGTCTGACTCAGAGGGCGGACCACCAAGTGCTGACACTGCCACTTCTATGGAACCTGTTGATACGGCGTCTGAAAATGTTCAACCCGAGACGCCGCGGACGCTCCCCGACAATGAAACGAGTGCCGAGCACGGGCACTCCGCAATCCTTGGTCTGAGCGAGACTAAGGATGACGCCGTCCCGCCTAGCGCCAACGCCCAGGGCCCACTCAAAAAAGGGTCACCCGCAGCCTCAGAGTCTGAAGATATCTCTTCACATCAGCCGCGGATATCAGTTGCCACTGATGAGCCTATAGAAACCAGCCCAGCTGAGGCCTCTAAATCTGCTGCTTTCCCcgcatcgccgtcgacaATCTCTCCAGTCCCTGTTGTGGTTCCAGTTGGTCTCGGTTTGTTGGACGAGCCTGCGCCTGCATCCGTTGATAAACACCTGTCAAACCCCAACCGTGCCTCTTTGGACCAGAGGCGCAAGGTCAATCTAGAGCCAATCTACGTTCCCACTGCGGAGTATTCAGATGATGACAACCTCCTTTCAGACGACTCGTTTATGGAGGAATTGAAGTCGGCGACCGTCCAAGAGGCTAGACCCGTGGCGGTGTCATCGCCCAACGTTAGCTCGCGCTCCGTGTCGAGCCCCGACACCCCGGGATCACCATCAAACATGCAGACGCTGGCAGTGGGCAGGTCGGCTTCCAACAATTACCCTGATAACGGGCCACCTACTCCGGTCCTTatggccaagaagatcaacgtGTCTTCCGGCATTTCGAGTCGCATCAAGGCCCTGGAAAAGTTGTCCAGTCGGGAAGGAACGCCTTCCAACTCAAGCCAGACCGTCGCTGGaccctcggcctcgtcctcctttGAGAACCTGCGCAAGCGGGCGTCGGTCTCGCTGCCTAGCGGGATTCAGCTCCCCGATTTCTCTCGAGCCCCAAGCTTGAACCATCATACTCACCCCGCTGCTGGCCATGACACACGCCGCACAAACTCGATCTCCGTTACGGCTCGCATTGTCCGAGATTCGGACATGCCGCCCGAGCCCTTGGAGTCTGATACGCTCAATCTACATGCGAGTCCGTTGACAGTCGAGCATGAGACAGCCGAGTCTTCTCTTTCTGAATCCACAACCAATCAGTCCGAGGACCGAAGGCCATCCGTCTCATCTGCCGGCTCTAGGGCAACATCCCGACCCGGCAGCCGCCTTTCCTTTGCCTCGCGCACCAAAAGCGACGAGACGATCCAATCGACCTCTCCCACAtccgaagaaaagaaggggTCGCGCGCCTCGCGTCTTATGCGCCGCATGTCATCCATTACTTCCACTTCTCGCCGCAGCATCATCGGTGCCTTGGCCTCGCCCGTaaaggaagaagatactACTTTTGCAACTATGGATAATCATTCCACCGCCCACAAGCCAGCCTTCAGCCCTATCGAAATCGGCGAAGTCAACGTCCAGTTCCCCGACACGCTTCTCTGGAAGCGCCGCTCCATGCGCGTCGACGAGAATGGATTCCTGGTTCTTGCGCCAGGAACCACAGACTCCACTGCTCGTAACATGGTTAAGCGGTACCACTTGTCTGAATTCCGCACTCCCTGTCTTCCCGATGAGGATTGTCAGGAACTGCCGAATAGTATCCTCCTGGATTTCTTGGATGGGAACACCCTCCAATGTGCTTGTGAATCGCGTCAGAGCCAGGCGTCTACTCTGCAGA CCCTCGTCGATGCCTACCACGCCCACCAGCAATAG
- a CDS encoding uncharacterized protein (ID:PFLUO_004950-T1.cds;~source:funannotate), translating to MPSKTTTLRPDGIQTNTLGSVRLRHQETNEIVLVPTPSKDPNDPLNWSRAFRYYIAVVVCLAVFFCNFLAAGPTVAIVETTIDFTGPAGPDFNAHISKVAFFYSTTALCQGVGMLFWMPLIVKYGRRPIYVISFIIYFATGLWSGFAKTYGVELAGRIIMGFAAGAGECLGPLTIADIFFLHERGAVMATYTAALSMGVAGGIIIDGLITITHSWRYIYWVASALIGALTVLVTLTFPETTFDRPIEQQEETALNKEVQVKEGSRKSPALEHHESAALDEIPTKESYISSLRLFTGMYTSESLFRIFLRPIVLIILPPVLWTSLVFSVTIGFLVAITSNFATAFSEVYNFTSWQSGLCFVSSLVGSLIGIVFGGHISDWTADWFTQRNGGIREPEMRLPSLAIGGICAPLSLILYGVGVNNHLHWMVPTLGLGLLNFAIVQATNVAMVYVIDCYRPAVGEVTVSILAFKAAFGFLLSFYTNPWIDLEGYTKAFGEMACISGVFMVLVVIFYAWGKPIRHRTWKWRVMEKYGHWDADREVGE from the exons ATGCCATCCAAGACCACCACTCTTCGGCCAGATGGCATCCAGACCAACACCCTGGGTAGCGTACGGCTACGACACCAGGAAACAAATGAAATCGTCCTGGTGCCGACCCCATCGAAGGACCCCAATGATCCCTTGAACTG GTCGCGGGCCTTCCGATATTATATTGCGGTTGTTGTATGTCTGGCTGTTTTTTTCTGCAACTTCCTTGCGGCAGGGCCCACGGTGGCGATCGTCGAGACGACCATTGACTTCACGGGTCCAGCGGGACCGGATTTCAATGCCCACATCTCAAAGGTGGCATTCTTCTATAGTACCACCGCTCTTTGTCAGGGAGTCGGAATGCTATTTTGGATGCCATTGATAGTCAAGTACGGCCGTCGACCAATCTATgtcatctccttcatcatctACTTCGCCACGGGTCTGTGGTCTGGGTTTGCCAAGACATATGGAGTTGAACTTGCCGGACGTATTATTATGGGATTTGCAGCGGGTGCTGGAGAGTGCCTTGGACCCTTGACTATTGCTGATATATTCTTCCTCCACGAACGGGGTGCTGTCATGGCAACGTACACCGCGGCGCTGTCAATGGGAGTCGCTGGgggaatcatcatcgatggcCTCATTACAATCACTCACAGTTGGCGGTACATCTACTGGGTTGCCTCTGCACTCATTGGCGCCCTGACCGTCTTGGTGACTCTCACATTCCCTGAGACAACATTTGATCGCCCGATtgagcagcaggaggagaCGGCACTCAACAAAGAAGTACAAGTCAAAGAGGGCTCCCGAAAATCACCTGCTTTGGAACACCATGAGTCCGCTGCGCTCGACGAAATTCCTACGAAGGAAAGCTATATTAGTTCCTTACGCTTGTTCACTGGAATGTACACTTCCGAGTCGCTGTTTCGAATTTTTCTGCGCCCGATTGTTCTTATCATCTTGCCCCCTGTCCTGTGGACATCACTGGTCTTTTCAGTGACCATCGGATTCCTTGTGGCGATTACATCCAACTTTGCGACAGCCTTTTCAGAGGTGTATAATTTCACGTCATGGCAATCTGGCCTGTGCTTTGTGTCCAGCTTGGTGGGCTCACTCATCGGGATCGTATTTGGTGGGCATATCTCCGACTGGACCGCTGACTGGTTTACACAAAGAAATGGGGGCATTCGAGAACCAGAAATGCGTCTACCGTCTCTGGCCATCGGAGGAATATGTGCGCCGTTGTCTTTGATCCTGTATGGGGTTGGCGTGAATAACCACCTTCACTGGATGGTTCCAACCCTAGGCCTTGGATTGCTGAATTTTGCCATTGTCCAGGCTACTAATGTGGCGATGGTTTATGTGATTGACTGCTACAGACCCGCTGTCGGTGAGGTCACAGTATCTATCTTAGCCTTCAAAG CTGCCTTTGGGTTTCTGTTGTCTTTCTACACCAACCCATGGATTGACCTCGAAGGATACACTAAAGCATTTGGGGAAATGGCCTGCATCTCGGGGGTATTCATGGTTCTGGTGGTGATTTTTTATGCCTGGGGCAAGCCCATTCGTCACCGCACGTGGAAGTGGCGAGTTATGGAGAAGTATGGACATTGGGACGCTGATCGTGAGGTCGGTGAATAG
- a CDS encoding uncharacterized protein (ID:PFLUO_004951-T1.cds;~source:funannotate), protein MSTTTAQQKLVDAAVAQWNRIDIVVNCVGVAVNKPLEEQTLEDWDQLVNINGRGTFLLTQKSLPHLTKGSGRIVNIASISSRGPPPNQTIYAGTKGMVDSFTKCWAKELPPRYGCTVNAVSPGPTKTEGFATAGDEQMKILQPIIDQTPVGARMAEPEEIAFAVAFLCEERARWINGEHLVASGGLFID, encoded by the exons ATGTCGACCACTACTGCTCAACAAAAACTCGTGGACGCCGCAGTAGCACAATGGAACCGAATAGACATCGTCGTCAATTGTGTGGGAGTGGCAGTTAACAAACCATTAGAAGAACAAACGCTTGAAGACTGGGATCAACTCGTGAATATCAACGGCCGGGGCACGTTCCTGCTGACCCAGAAGAGTCTGCCGCATCTGACCAAAGGTAGCGGCCGGATTGTGAATATTGCCAGCATCTCCAGCCGCGGTCCTCCGCCGAACCAGACCATCTACGCGGGAACCAAAGGCATGGTAGACTCATTTACAAAGTGCTG GGCGAAAGAGTTGCCTCCGAGATATGGATGTACCGTTAATGCGGTCAGCCCTGGACCGACCAAGACCGAGGGCTTTGCAACAGCTGGTGACGAACAGATGAAAATTCTCCAACCTATTATTGATCAAACCCCTGTGGGAGCAAGAATGGCTGAACCTGAGGAGATCGCGTTCGCGGTTGCATTTCTATGCGAGGAAAGGGCGCGCTGGATCAATGGCGAGCATCTTGTCGCCTCGGGCGGACTATTCATTGACTAG
- a CDS encoding uncharacterized protein (ID:PFLUO_004952-T1.cds;~source:funannotate): MADLPPPSSLSTLPHDAQLRVLDTLFEPSPELHQLMQPVLAGQSFTSYAALIDAVGGRMSALSADNSPTDRNVLVGILGSHPRLGRAPANPEHLSELSKKEQAQLNTGAEEQAEKLRALNAEYEEKFPGLRFVSFVNGRSREVIMAEMRQRIDRGDGEREIAETIQAMCNIAKDRAGKLQARM; encoded by the exons atggccgacctccctcccccctccaGCCTGTCGACCCTCCCCCACGATGCGCAGCTGCGGGTGCTGGACACCCTCTTCGAGCCGTCTCCCGAGCTGCACCAGCTGATGCAGCCCGTGCTGGCTGGCCAGTCCTTCACCTCCTACGCCGCGCTTATCGACGCCGTGGGCGGGCGCATGTCTGCGCTGTCCGCTGATAACTCACCCACCGATCGCAACGTGCTCGTCGGCATTCTGGGCTCACATCCGCGACTCGGCCGGGCGCCGGCCAACCCGGAACACCTGAGCGAGTTGAGCAAGAAGGAACAGGCGCAATTGAACACCGGGGCCGAGGAACAGGCAGAAAAGCTACGCGCATTAAATGCGGAATACGAGGAGAAATTCCCGGGGCTGCGATTTGT GTCCTTTGTCAACGGCCGCAGCCGCGAGGTgatcatggccgagatgcgCCAGCGCATCGACCGGGGCGACGGCGAGCGCGAAATCGCCGAAACCATCCAGGCAATGTGCAATATCGCCAAAGACCGCGCGGGAAAGCTGCAGGCGAGGATGTAG
- a CDS encoding uncharacterized protein (ID:PFLUO_004953-T1.cds;~source:funannotate), with translation MESPRVDNAEAKPARAATFPGAIASDGASGSSNSQHDSQRNSRRLPAIGGPLVRNSTAQTLQENRTESSAIDPLSQHIIRRTNTQKSIPLKLLGKASYEAEAGGSEQSLFEQGPARGDAPASKTPREKKKGVSFLSRIIGSKKKDTLSEVEDESSEFEASRISVDTSQPIGFIPRHPAPSRYLKVRAYYKKDKFFNRVFLAQELEGTDTLVTEGQTSSARDGEQTERAVWALEFSPDGRYLAAAGQDRKVRVWAVIATPEEREDADREGTKMSTDEQDPPRLKARVFQPKPAQVYEGHTGSILDVSWSKNSFVLSSSMDKTVRLWHTSRPECLCCFQHSDFVTSIQFHPKDDRFFLAGSLDTKLRLWSIPDKSVAFVTSVPDMITAVAFTPDGKHAIAGCLNGLLNIYETEGLKFIAQIHVRSARGRNAKGSKITGIDAMQLPAEDPSGDIKLLVTSNDSRIRMYDFRERSLEAKFRGNENACSQIRATFMNDGKHIICGSEDRRAYVWPIGPVERDADKRAVEVFETQSAIVTAAITAPDRTKQVLGLSEDPIYDICNPPPVALMNPAEYSKQESPAKDNGNGHSRTASAPRLSIISKMAHESPSYRMRSKHPDGNIIVIADYSGKIKVLRQDCAFQKRRYENWDSNSTSRRLIGRSNSARRSVASSTGKDSTHKTPSERIISWRNSVHRHGRTSTEGSRSGVRTRSTSPQQQQRQRLPTLRFSTSRPSSLGPNESLAGFTNTPPPSPRRQLIDSVRSSEDAEASNSKSNIKPPTPTDPRELPASSADLVASGKEKDNPLWLQGDQSYAYWNKITHDALAARSRQSTDFLSPNRVPSRERKTSSAGSVLSSDYGSSANAEGEDDGRDVLKCENCRGTNFRSVKGRHGKQRLICALCHRPVT, from the exons ATGGAGAGCCCCCGCGTGGACAATGCCGAGGCCAAGCCCGCCAGGGCCGCCACATTCCCCG GCGCAATCGCTTCCGACGGGGCATCGGGCTCAAGCAACAGCCAGCATGATAGCCAGAGGAATTCTCGTCGCCTGCCGGCCATTGGAGGGCCGCTGGTCCGCAACTCGACCGCGCAGACGCTACAGGAGAACCGAACGGAGTCGAGCGCCATCGATCCGCTGTCGCAG CACATCATCCGGCGCACCAACACACAAAAGTCAATCCCTTTGAAGTTGCTGGGAAAGGCGTCCTATGAGGCGGAAGCGGGAGGCTCGGAGCAGAGCCTGTTCGAGCAGGGACCAGCGCGGGGGGATGCGCCGGCATCTAAAACACCCAGAGAAAAGAA AAAAGGCGTCTCGTTCCTGAGCCGCATCATCGggtcgaagaagaaggatacCTTGTCCGAAGTGGAAGATGAGAGCTCAGAATTCGAGGCCAGCCGGATATCCGTCGACACTTCGCAGCCCATTGGTTTCATCCCGCGACATCCGGCACCCTCTCGCTATCTGAAAGTCCGCGCGTACTACAAGAAAGACAAGTTCTTTAACCGGGTTTTCCTGGCACAAGAGCTGGAGGGCACAGATACACTGGTCACCGAAGGGCAAACTTCCTCAGCTCGTGATGGTGAACAGACCGAGAGAGCCGTCTGGGCGCTGGAGTTTTCCCCGGATGGCAGGTAccttgcggcggcgggccagGACCGAAAGGTACGGGTGTGGGCTGTCATTGCCACTCCAGAGGAGCGCGAGGACGCAGATCGAGAAGGGACCAAAATGAGCACTGACGAACAAGACCCGCCTCGACTGAAAGCACGGGTGTTTCAGCCCAAGCCGGCTCAGGTGTATGAGGGCCACACGGGGAGTATCCTGGACGTGAGCTGGAGCAAGAACAGTTTCGTTCTTTCCTCATCCATGGACAAAACAGTTCGGCTGTGGCATACAAGTCGACCGGAGTGTCTTTGTTGCTTTCAGCACAGTGACTTCGTCACCTCGATCCAATTCCACCCCAAGGACGACCGTTTCTTCCTTGCGGGATCCCTCGACACCAAACTGCGCCTGTGGAGTATCCCAGACAAGAGCGTGGCATTTGTGACTTCTGTACCCGACATGATCACCGCGGTGGCATTTACTCCAGATGGGAAACACGCTATTGCGGGGTGTTTGAATGGCCTGCTCAACATCTACGAGACTGAGGGCCTGAAGTTTATTGCACAGATCCACGTTCGATCCGCACGGGGACGAAACGCAAAAGGAAGCAAGATCACCGGAATCGACGCGATGCAGCTCCCAGCCGAGGATCCCAGCGGGGATATCAAATTGTTGGTCACCAGCAACGACTCTCGGATCCGTATGTATGATTTCCGAGAGCGGTCTCTTGAGGCCAAGTTCCGCGGCAACGAAAACGCCTGCAGTCAGATTCGCGCAACATTCATGAACGACGGCAAACACATCATCTGTGGCAGCGAAGATCGGCGAGCCTATGTCTGGCCAATTGGGCCGGTGGAACGGGATGCAGACAAGCGCGCCGTAGAGGTGTTTGAGACGCAGTCGGCCATTGTAACGGCCGCCATCACTGCACCAGACAGGACGAAACAGGTGCTAGGGCTGTCCGAAGACCCGATCTATGATATCTGCAATCCGCCCCCAGTAGCACTGATGAACCCGGCGGAATATTCGAAACAGGAAAGTCCGGCGAAGGACAATGGGAACGGTCATAGTCGCACAGCGTCAGCGCCACGCTTATCCATCATCAGTAAGATGGCGCACGAGTCGCCGTCGTATCGGATGCGGTCAAAACACCCCGATGGCAACATCATCGTTATTGCGGACTACTCTGGAAAGATCAAGGTCCTGCGGCAGGACTGCGCATTTCAGAAGCGCCGGTATGAAAACTGGGACAGCAATTCGACCTCAAGACGGCTGATAGGACGCTCGAATTCTGCGCGACGCAGCGTAGCATCGTCCACCGGCAAAGACTCGACACACAAGACACCCTCCGAAAGGATCATATCCTGGCGCAATTCCGTccaccgccatggccgcACCAGCACCGAGGGTTCTCGCTCTGGAGTCCGCACGCGCAGCACATctccgcagcaacagcagcgacAACGGCTCCCCACGCTGCGGTTCTCCACCTCACGACCGTCGAGTCTAGGTCCGAACGAATCTCTCGCCGGCTTCACAAACACCCCACCGCCATCTCCACGCCGTCAACTCATCGACAGTGTCCGATCAAGCGAGGACGCGGAAGCATCGAACAGCAAATCCAATATCAAGCCGCCCACTCCAACCGATCCACGCGAGCTCCCTGCCTCGTCGGCTGATTTGGTGGCTAgtggcaaagaaaaagataaCCCGCTCTGGCTACAGGGCGATCAAAGCTATGCATACTGGAACAAAATCACACACGACGCTCTCGCCGCGCGCTCACGGCAGTCCACCGACTTTCTCAGTCCGAACCGTGTTCCGTCGCGGGAGCGCAAAACTAGCTCCGCTGGGAGCGTGTTGAGTAGTGACTATGGCTCTTCGGCGAATgccgagggagaagatgatgggcgaGACGTGCTCAAATGCGAAAACTGTCGTGGCACGAATTTCCGGTCTGTGAAGGGGAGACATGGGAAGCAGAGGTTAATTTGTGCACTGTGCCATCGGCCGGTTACTTGA
- a CDS encoding uncharacterized protein (ID:PFLUO_004954-T1.cds;~source:funannotate) → MAETDQREGTVPFKIPHIDTTCHTYYKIIGDLSSKSPRLVVLHGGPGTGHEYLLPFSRLWQQFGIPVVFYDQIGCAASTRLPQTAGDETFWQESLFLAELDNLLDSLRLRDGPGYHILGHSWGGRMAAAFATTQPPGLQRLVLASGIASSQTFVEGMHIIRRQLPSDVQLAIDEEEQKGTFDSVRFRGAMDVFFRKYFCRAEPFPPKELLPAFKHMSEDKTVRETMSVHSFIIPESSTLSQISLLS, encoded by the coding sequence ATGGCCGAAACCGACCAGAGAGAAGGCACCGTGCCGTTCAAAATCCCGCACATCGACACTACATGCCACACTTACTACAAGATCATTGGTGATTTATCGAGCAAGTCGCCTCGGCTAGTTGTCCTTCACGGAGGTCCAGGCACTGGCCATGAGTATCTTCTTCCCTTTAGCCGCCTGTGGCAACAGTTCGGTATCCCCGTGGTGTTCTATGACCAAATCGGCTGTGCCGCATCTACCCGTCTACCCCAGACTGCTGGAGATGAGACCTTCTGGCAGGAAAGCCTTTTTCTAGCCGAGTTGGACAACCTGCTCGATTCCCTTCGGCTTCGAGATGGGCCCGGCTACCACATTCTGGGCCATAGCTGGGGGGGTAGAATGGCAGCTGCTTTCGCAACCACTCAGCCCCCGGGGTTGCAGCGACTGGTCCTCGCTAGCGGCATAGCCAGCTCTCAAACCTTTGTAGAGGGTATGCACATCATTCGCAGGCAGTTGCCGTCTGATGTGCAATTAGCGATtgatgaagaggagcagaaggGTACTTTTGATAGTGTCCGCTTCAGAGGCGCAATGGACGTGTTTTTCCGAAAGTACTTCTGTCGGGCAGAGCCTTTTCCACCCAAGGAGCTTCTGCCAGCCTTCAAGCATATGAGTGAGGACAAAACTGTTCGGGAGACAATGTCAGTACATTCCTTTATCATTCCTGAATCTTCTACGCTATCTCAAATATCTCTCCTTTCATAA